One genomic region from Thermomicrobiales bacterium encodes:
- a CDS encoding type I CRISPR-associated protein Cas7: MTTVHTDVTKRHDAVLLFDVSDGNPNGDPDAGNLPRVDPETMQGLVTDVAIKRKVRDFVDAVRGTEERYKIYVQDKGIALNAQHERAYTDLGVKPSGTKQPREDVNRARDWMCANFFDVRTF, translated from the coding sequence ATGACGACTGTGCATACCGACGTGACGAAGCGACACGATGCGGTGCTGTTGTTCGATGTGAGCGACGGAAACCCGAATGGCGATCCAGATGCGGGGAATCTGCCGCGGGTGGATCCGGAGACGATGCAGGGGTTGGTGACGGATGTGGCGATCAAGCGCAAGGTGCGCGATTTCGTGGATGCGGTGCGCGGGACGGAAGAGCGCTACAAGATTTACGTGCAGGACAAGGGGATTGCGCTCAATGCGCAACACGAGCGGGCCTACACCGATCTTGGCGTCAAGCCAAGCGGCACGAAGCAGCCACGCGAGGATGTGAACCGGGCACGCGACTGGATGTGCGCCAATTTCTTCGATGTGCGCACATTTG
- the cas8c gene encoding type I-C CRISPR-associated protein Cas8c/Csd1 has protein sequence MLIQELRAYAEDRLALPPPMYQEQPIRYLIALRADGTMVGTMRDLSSPQDKKLKRGLPMLAPHVKRTVGIRPKLLADTAPYVLGLAGDGAKGGRAEQQHTQFVELVDQCREATGEPSVAAVSSFLAALDRDTLPLPADFDPTGTITFEIGPERERPIDLPSVRAFWASMNSAEEDGDNAALLTCIGCGQQRSALERHPIKIKGVPGGQILKDLVSANAAAFESYGLTASQIAPMCQSCAEAYGNALNALLADKRTSLWMKEGAYAFWTRRDVDFAPVSLFLNPDEHQVVVRSLLDAWKRGTAAALELDPTPFFGVGLGASGARLVVRDWIDTSVGDAKTRLGRYFALQQMVEWDGSPGEAVALYRLTGATVRDSRKDDPPPVVSRSLIRLALVGSPLPMDLLYLAVRRNRAAQDVTRERAMLIKMVLCSQGNEGDETTMSDLDQENINPAYLCGRLLAALDQIQGLAIRNANAGIVDKFYGSASSAPASVFGTLLHGAQAHMGKLRRDMPGAHYRLEQELEEITAPLASFPKTLTLEEQGLFALGFYHQRAANRRAARDAKARNEAASNDEV, from the coding sequence ATGTTGATTCAGGAGTTGCGCGCTTACGCGGAAGACCGATTGGCGCTGCCACCGCCGATGTATCAAGAGCAACCGATTCGCTATCTGATTGCGCTGCGAGCCGACGGCACGATGGTGGGAACGATGCGCGATCTTTCCTCGCCCCAGGACAAGAAGCTCAAGCGCGGTCTGCCGATGCTGGCGCCGCATGTAAAGCGCACTGTGGGAATCCGGCCCAAGTTGCTGGCAGATACGGCGCCCTATGTGCTGGGTCTTGCCGGGGATGGCGCCAAAGGCGGCCGCGCGGAGCAACAGCATACCCAGTTCGTGGAACTGGTCGATCAATGCCGGGAGGCAACGGGCGAACCCTCGGTGGCCGCGGTGAGCAGCTTTCTGGCGGCGCTCGATCGCGACACGTTGCCATTGCCGGCGGATTTTGACCCCACAGGAACGATCACATTCGAGATTGGACCCGAGCGGGAGCGGCCGATCGACTTGCCATCGGTGCGCGCGTTCTGGGCCAGTATGAACAGCGCGGAAGAGGACGGCGACAACGCGGCGCTGCTGACGTGCATCGGTTGTGGGCAGCAACGTTCCGCGCTGGAACGGCACCCCATCAAGATCAAAGGGGTGCCTGGGGGCCAGATCCTGAAAGACCTGGTTTCGGCCAACGCGGCGGCGTTCGAATCGTACGGGCTGACGGCATCGCAGATTGCGCCGATGTGCCAGTCATGCGCGGAGGCGTATGGCAATGCGTTGAATGCGCTGTTGGCCGACAAACGCACCTCGCTCTGGATGAAAGAGGGGGCCTATGCGTTCTGGACGAGGCGGGATGTGGACTTTGCGCCAGTCAGCCTGTTTCTGAATCCCGATGAGCATCAGGTGGTGGTGCGATCACTGCTGGACGCGTGGAAACGGGGGACCGCCGCCGCGCTCGAGCTCGACCCGACGCCGTTTTTCGGGGTTGGGCTCGGGGCAAGCGGAGCGCGGCTGGTGGTGCGGGATTGGATCGACACGTCGGTGGGCGATGCCAAGACCCGGCTGGGACGGTATTTCGCGTTGCAGCAGATGGTGGAGTGGGACGGATCGCCGGGAGAAGCAGTTGCACTCTATCGCCTGACTGGAGCGACGGTGCGCGATTCACGCAAGGACGATCCGCCGCCGGTCGTTTCCCGCTCGCTGATCCGGTTGGCGTTGGTGGGCTCACCGTTGCCGATGGACTTGCTGTACCTGGCAGTGCGACGCAACCGCGCCGCACAGGATGTGACGCGCGAGCGGGCGATGCTCATCAAGATGGTGTTGTGTTCCCAAGGGAATGAAGGAGACGAAACGACGATGTCCGATCTCGATCAGGAGAACATCAATCCGGCGTATTTGTGCGGTCGATTGCTCGCCGCGCTCGATCAGATCCAGGGGTTGGCGATTCGCAACGCGAACGCCGGCATCGTGGACAAGTTCTACGGTTCGGCATCGAGCGCGCCGGCCTCGGTGTTCGGCACGTTGCTGCATGGAGCGCAGGCGCACATGGGCAAGCTGCGGCGAGACATGCCGGGCGCGCACTACCGGTTGGAGCAGGAACTGGAAGAAATCACCGCGCCGCTGGCGAGCTTTCCCAAGACATTGACATTGGAGGAGCAAGGGTTGTTCGCGTTGGGGTTCTATCACCAGCGGGCGGCCAACCGGCGGGCAGCGCGAGATGCGAAAGCGCGGAACGAAGCTGCCTCCAACGACGAGGTGTAG